From the genome of Sphingobacterium kitahiroshimense, one region includes:
- the tgt gene encoding tRNA guanosine(34) transglycosylase Tgt — protein MKFTLQVQDKFSKARAGVVETAHGKIQTPIFMPVGTAGTVKGVHQHELRNDIKAQIILGNTYHLYLRPGLDVLNKAGGLHKFNGWDRPILTDSGGYQVYSLSDNRKIREEGVTFRSHIDGSKHLFTPENVMDTQRVIGADIIMAFDECTPYPCDYGYARRSIEMTHRWLKRCCDRFDSTEPLYGYDQTLFPIVQGSVYKDLRERSAEKIASFNREGNAIGGLSVGEPAEEMYAMTEVVCNILPEDKPRYLMGVGTPINLLENIALGIDMFDCVMPTRNARNGMIFTRHGTINIKNEKWKDDFSPIDPDSDLYSDQVYTKAYLRHLIRSQELLGAQIASLHNLHFYLWLVNEAREKIVDGTFYDWKNKMVKVLGQRL, from the coding sequence ATGAAATTCACTCTTCAAGTACAAGATAAATTTTCTAAAGCGCGTGCAGGTGTTGTTGAGACAGCTCATGGAAAAATTCAAACTCCCATTTTTATGCCGGTTGGAACAGCTGGTACGGTCAAAGGTGTGCATCAGCACGAATTGAGAAATGATATTAAAGCTCAAATTATTTTGGGAAATACTTATCATTTATATCTAAGACCGGGACTGGATGTTTTGAATAAGGCAGGTGGTCTTCACAAATTTAACGGTTGGGACCGTCCAATTTTAACAGATTCTGGAGGTTACCAAGTTTATTCATTGTCAGACAATCGTAAGATACGAGAAGAAGGTGTGACGTTCCGGTCACATATTGATGGTTCAAAGCATTTATTTACTCCTGAAAATGTGATGGATACACAACGAGTAATCGGTGCGGATATTATCATGGCTTTTGATGAGTGTACTCCTTATCCATGTGACTATGGGTATGCCCGTCGTTCGATTGAAATGACTCACCGTTGGCTGAAAAGATGTTGTGATCGTTTTGATAGTACAGAACCATTATATGGATATGACCAGACATTGTTCCCCATTGTTCAAGGATCAGTATATAAAGACTTACGTGAAAGATCTGCTGAGAAAATTGCGTCTTTCAATCGTGAAGGAAATGCAATCGGTGGTTTATCCGTAGGAGAGCCTGCTGAGGAAATGTATGCGATGACGGAAGTTGTCTGTAATATTCTTCCAGAAGATAAACCTCGTTACCTAATGGGGGTAGGTACACCAATCAATCTACTTGAAAACATCGCTTTGGGTATAGATATGTTTGATTGTGTAATGCCAACGCGTAATGCACGTAACGGTATGATTTTTACACGTCACGGAACGATCAATATCAAGAATGAAAAATGGAAAGACGATTTTTCTCCAATTGATCCAGATAGTGATCTTTACTCAGATCAAGTATATACAAAAGCATATTTACGCCATTTAATCCGTTCGCAAGAACTTTTAGGTGCACAGATTGCTTCTTTACATAACTTACACTTCTATTTATGGCTGGTAAATGAGGCACGTGAGAAAATTGTAGATGGTACATTCTACGATTGGAAAAATAAAATGGTCAAAGTATTAGGTCAACGTTTGTAA
- a CDS encoding glycosyltransferase has product MNIVQQYAFYYPYIAFGIIGLLLLIQLYYIIIVYGKLSRHKVHSYQEQDQFDPISVIICAHNEQKNLKQFLASILEQDYPQFEVIVVNDYSTDETKWILKEYQSQYDNLRIVDIKEHIRLKHGKKFAVTLGIKSAIYEKLVFTDADCNPNSSNWLKEIAGALNQPDTEIVIGYSPYFKYRGFLNKLIRFETTHTAMSYLSYAIKKDAYMAVGRNMAYTKTLFFSKKGFASHMHIKSGDDDLFVNENATKKNVAISIHEDAIVYSEPKTTWKSYYKQKARHSGASVIYKKRHQRMLGMQLITSFLFYFTIILTAIIFPNYWYVPVAAYLIRLLAQLIVFRAIYKKLAVSDLIWWLPLLDIIYYFYICINGLFNRKKKSLSWK; this is encoded by the coding sequence ATGAACATCGTACAGCAATACGCCTTCTATTACCCTTATATCGCCTTTGGCATCATCGGTTTATTACTGCTCATCCAGTTGTACTATATTATAATTGTATACGGAAAACTGAGTCGTCATAAAGTGCATTCTTATCAGGAACAAGATCAATTTGATCCTATTTCTGTCATCATCTGTGCACATAACGAACAAAAAAATCTAAAGCAGTTTTTAGCATCAATTTTAGAGCAGGATTATCCCCAATTTGAAGTGATTGTTGTTAATGATTACTCTACTGACGAGACAAAATGGATTTTAAAAGAATATCAATCTCAATATGATAACTTAAGAATTGTCGATATTAAGGAACATATACGGCTTAAGCATGGAAAAAAATTCGCCGTTACCCTAGGAATTAAATCTGCTATTTACGAAAAACTGGTTTTCACAGATGCTGATTGCAATCCAAATTCAAGCAATTGGTTAAAAGAAATAGCTGGAGCACTTAACCAACCGGATACAGAGATTGTCATCGGGTACTCCCCTTATTTTAAATATAGAGGTTTTCTCAATAAACTTATCCGGTTCGAGACAACGCATACAGCAATGAGTTACTTATCGTATGCGATAAAAAAAGATGCTTACATGGCTGTAGGCAGAAACATGGCCTACACAAAAACGTTATTTTTCAGTAAAAAGGGATTTGCATCACACATGCACATTAAATCTGGTGATGACGATCTTTTTGTAAATGAAAACGCTACGAAGAAAAATGTAGCCATATCCATTCATGAGGATGCTATCGTTTACTCAGAACCTAAAACAACCTGGAAAAGCTATTACAAACAAAAAGCACGGCATTCGGGCGCTTCGGTTATCTACAAAAAAAGACATCAGCGTATGTTGGGTATGCAATTGATCACTTCATTTTTATTCTACTTTACGATTATCCTGACTGCGATTATTTTCCCTAATTACTGGTACGTACCTGTAGCTGCATATCTAATTCGCCTACTTGCACAGCTCATTGTTTTTAGGGCAATATATAAGAAATTAGCAGTTTCTGACCTCATTTGGTGGTTACCATTATTAGACATCATCTACTATTTCTATATTTGCATCAACGGACTATTCAACCGTAAAAAGAAATCACTTAGCTGGAAATAA
- the rsmG gene encoding 16S rRNA (guanine(527)-N(7))-methyltransferase RsmG: MNPTVDIIYQYFPNLTEVQKTQFAQLAELYPFWNNQINVISRKDVESLYLHHVLHSLGIAKYVMTFAPGTRILDVGTGGGFPGIPLAILFPEVKFHLVDSIGKKIKVVREVASALGLENVEADHIRAEQLDDKYDFVVSRAVTRLADFAPWIRNKFLKQDKNGIPNGILYLKGGDLKEEIKESRLKAELHPLSDYFKEDFFETKYVVYVPM, from the coding sequence TTGAATCCTACAGTAGACATCATATATCAGTATTTTCCAAACTTAACAGAAGTTCAGAAAACACAATTTGCACAACTTGCAGAACTTTATCCGTTTTGGAACAATCAGATCAATGTTATTTCACGCAAAGACGTTGAAAGCCTTTATCTGCATCATGTATTACATTCTTTAGGTATTGCAAAATACGTCATGACATTTGCTCCGGGCACTCGTATTTTAGACGTTGGCACAGGCGGAGGATTCCCAGGAATACCATTGGCTATTTTATTTCCTGAAGTAAAATTTCATTTAGTAGATTCGATCGGAAAAAAAATTAAAGTTGTTCGCGAAGTTGCGTCTGCTTTAGGACTTGAGAATGTTGAAGCAGATCACATCCGTGCAGAACAATTGGACGACAAATATGATTTTGTTGTATCACGTGCTGTAACACGATTAGCAGATTTTGCTCCTTGGATCCGCAATAAATTCCTTAAACAGGATAAAAATGGAATTCCTAACGGTATCTTATATCTAAAAGGTGGTGATCTTAAAGAAGAAATTAAAGAGTCACGACTGAAAGCTGAGCTGCACCCACTTTCCGATTATTTTAAAGAAGATTTCTTCGAAACGAAATATGTCGTTTATGTTCCGATGTAA
- the dprA gene encoding DNA-processing protein DprA: MNFYHQIALTKIKGVGPKTARALLTHCGSVQEILETNASTLAKIPGVNSRTANEIAAKNYQEATEKEMAFVEKHQIRVLWIDNPDYPQKLRNCEDAPLVLYYKGNADLNKERMVSIVGTRNATSYGRKICDTLIEQMQPLDTTIVSGLAYGIDIMAHKNALLHRIPTVGVLGHGLDRIYPATHRETASAMLQQGGLLTEFPSDSNLDRQNFPMRNRIIAGMSDVTIVIEAATKGGALITAEIANSYNRDVCAFPGAIDQLYSAGCNYLIKTNRAHLIRDAKDLCYLMNWETSEKQTGIQLPLLPPELNKDQLHLYLFLQGKQQVGIDDITRYCNWPQSKLAMILLEMEMNGHITSLPGKMYKI, translated from the coding sequence ATGAACTTTTATCATCAAATAGCACTTACCAAAATTAAGGGGGTAGGACCTAAAACTGCGCGAGCTTTGCTTACGCACTGCGGCTCTGTGCAAGAAATCTTAGAGACAAATGCCAGTACTTTAGCAAAAATTCCAGGAGTAAACAGTCGAACAGCTAATGAAATCGCTGCGAAAAACTATCAGGAAGCAACCGAAAAAGAAATGGCATTTGTTGAAAAACACCAGATAAGAGTTTTATGGATAGATAATCCGGATTATCCTCAGAAATTGAGAAATTGTGAGGATGCACCACTGGTCTTATATTACAAAGGGAATGCCGACCTCAATAAAGAACGTATGGTCAGCATTGTCGGAACGAGAAATGCCACCAGCTATGGTCGCAAAATTTGCGATACGCTCATTGAACAGATGCAGCCTCTTGATACCACAATTGTAAGTGGACTGGCCTATGGTATCGATATCATGGCTCACAAAAATGCTTTACTGCATCGGATACCAACAGTGGGTGTATTAGGACATGGACTAGACCGGATTTATCCGGCGACTCATAGAGAAACAGCGTCAGCAATGCTTCAACAAGGTGGATTACTAACCGAATTTCCGTCAGACAGCAATCTTGACCGACAAAATTTCCCTATGCGAAATCGCATTATAGCAGGCATGTCTGATGTAACGATTGTCATAGAGGCGGCCACAAAGGGAGGCGCGCTCATTACTGCTGAAATAGCAAATAGCTATAACCGCGATGTATGCGCATTCCCGGGAGCAATAGATCAGCTTTATTCGGCAGGTTGTAATTATTTAATTAAAACCAACCGCGCACATCTGATCCGGGATGCGAAAGATCTTTGCTACCTGATGAATTGGGAAACTTCAGAAAAACAAACAGGTATACAGCTCCCACTCCTACCTCCTGAGTTAAATAAAGATCAGTTGCACCTCTATCTCTTTCTCCAGGGTAAACAGCAAGTGGGTATTGACGACATCACGCGTTACTGTAACTGGCCACAAAGTAAACTTGCGATGATTTTACTCGAAATGGAGATGAATGGTCATATCACCTCTTTACCTGGAAAAATGTATAAAATTTAA
- a CDS encoding MFS transporter, producing MKENTNTKTIWKVIGASSMGTLIEWYDFFIFGSLSIVISTKFFPADNPTAAFLSTLATFAAGFVVRPFGALFFGRLGDLIGRKYTFMVTLLLMGGATFLIGCIPSYESIGFLAPLLVLILRLLQGLALGGEYGGAATYVAEHAPEGQRGYWTSWIQTTATFGLFISLVVILVTKYILTEEQFDAWGWRVPFILSILMVYVSYLIRKNMSESPEFAKAKEEGKTSKNPLKESFGNRYNLKFVLLALFGAAMGQGVVWYTGQFYSMSYMKTVMHLNSDEADMILGTALLIGTPFFILFGWLSDKVGRKWIMLLGMLLALCTYRPIYKAMYQLADTSTKEVSSTNTLKLADNKLQTIIQYTDGTRSQEISHDQSTEQDTLIKKTVTVHGSNRIGLTALIFIQIIYITMVYGPIAAFLVEMFPVKIRYTSMSLPYHVGNGIFGGLLPAISTYLTTNAQIAQDPEFYLAGLWYPIIIAAVCFIIGSLYIKNKPNHLNNG from the coding sequence ATGAAAGAAAATACAAATACCAAAACTATTTGGAAAGTAATCGGTGCGTCCTCCATGGGAACACTGATTGAATGGTATGACTTTTTTATCTTCGGAAGTTTATCCATCGTCATTTCAACCAAATTTTTCCCTGCGGACAATCCGACTGCGGCTTTCCTTTCTACCTTAGCCACGTTTGCTGCTGGTTTTGTTGTCAGACCCTTCGGTGCACTTTTTTTCGGTAGATTAGGAGACCTTATCGGAAGAAAATACACATTTATGGTTACACTGTTGCTCATGGGAGGTGCCACTTTCTTGATCGGTTGTATACCCAGCTATGAGAGCATTGGCTTTCTTGCCCCCTTACTGGTACTGATCTTACGTTTATTGCAAGGGCTGGCACTTGGTGGTGAATATGGTGGAGCGGCAACTTATGTGGCAGAACATGCCCCTGAAGGTCAACGTGGCTATTGGACATCCTGGATACAGACGACAGCAACTTTCGGTTTATTTATCTCTTTGGTTGTTATACTCGTAACAAAATACATCTTGACCGAAGAACAATTTGACGCCTGGGGATGGCGTGTTCCATTTATTCTATCCATATTGATGGTGTATGTGTCTTACCTCATCCGTAAAAACATGAGTGAATCGCCCGAGTTTGCCAAAGCGAAAGAAGAGGGTAAAACAAGCAAAAATCCTTTAAAAGAAAGCTTTGGAAACCGGTATAACTTAAAATTTGTGTTGCTTGCTTTATTTGGCGCAGCTATGGGACAAGGAGTCGTATGGTATACGGGACAATTCTATTCCATGAGTTACATGAAAACTGTGATGCACCTCAATTCGGACGAAGCTGATATGATCTTAGGAACGGCATTGCTGATCGGAACACCATTTTTTATTCTTTTTGGCTGGTTAAGTGACAAAGTCGGCCGTAAATGGATTATGCTTTTGGGTATGCTACTGGCACTTTGTACCTATAGACCTATATACAAAGCGATGTATCAACTAGCGGATACCAGCACAAAAGAAGTGAGCTCGACCAATACATTAAAATTGGCCGATAACAAGCTTCAAACGATCATCCAGTATACTGATGGAACACGTTCTCAAGAAATAAGCCATGATCAATCGACCGAACAAGATACGCTCATTAAAAAAACGGTAACTGTGCATGGTAGTAACCGCATAGGTTTAACGGCATTGATATTTATTCAGATCATATACATCACCATGGTGTATGGACCAATCGCGGCATTTCTGGTGGAAATGTTTCCGGTTAAAATTCGTTACACGTCCATGTCCTTACCTTACCATGTCGGTAATGGCATTTTCGGAGGCTTATTGCCTGCAATTTCGACTTACCTGACGACAAATGCGCAAATTGCTCAGGATCCTGAATTTTATTTGGCAGGACTCTGGTATCCGATCATTATTGCGGCTGTATGTTTCATAATCGGATCGTTGTATATTAAAAATAAACCTAATCACCTCAACAATGGATAA
- a CDS encoding DUF6814 family protein → MDKLKKILGILWIALALFTAYFCLFELAIPKIMIGHQEDLVFGIIIMFILTPIISLGLGLFGYYSLCGEYGKDKT, encoded by the coding sequence ATGGATAAACTAAAAAAAATATTAGGGATTCTTTGGATTGCGCTGGCGCTATTTACTGCATACTTTTGTCTTTTTGAGCTCGCAATTCCTAAAATAATGATCGGACATCAAGAAGATTTAGTATTCGGAATCATTATTATGTTCATTTTAACACCAATTATCTCACTTGGTCTAGGTCTTTTTGGGTATTATTCGCTCTGTGGCGAGTATGGAAAAGACAAGACTTAA
- the accD gene encoding acetyl-CoA carboxylase, carboxyltransferase subunit beta translates to MSWFKRDKAGINTATENKKEAPDGLWNKCPSCKKPLLNLEQIENNYVCQYCGYHLRIGSAAYFSIIFDNNEFTELFPTLSSGDPINFFDSKPYTERLKESQAKTGLVDAIRSGHGKIDGQELVIACMDFNFIGGSMGSVVGEKIARSIDYCIEHNIPFMLISKSGGARMMEAAFSLMQMAKTAAKLALLAKAKLPYVCLLTDPTTGGVTASYAMLGDINIAEPGALIGFAGPRVIKETIKKDLPKGFQTSEFILEHGFLDFIVDRRQLKEKVSTYLRLIK, encoded by the coding sequence ATGAGTTGGTTTAAAAGAGATAAAGCCGGAATTAACACGGCAACAGAAAATAAAAAAGAGGCGCCAGACGGATTGTGGAACAAATGTCCATCATGTAAAAAACCGTTGTTGAACCTTGAACAAATCGAAAACAATTACGTTTGTCAATACTGTGGATACCACCTTAGAATTGGTTCTGCAGCTTATTTTTCAATCATTTTTGATAATAACGAGTTTACTGAATTATTCCCGACATTAAGCTCAGGTGACCCGATCAATTTCTTCGATTCAAAACCTTATACAGAACGCTTAAAAGAAAGTCAGGCTAAAACAGGTCTGGTTGATGCTATTCGTTCTGGCCATGGTAAAATCGATGGGCAGGAACTGGTTATCGCTTGTATGGACTTTAACTTCATCGGAGGTTCTATGGGTTCTGTAGTAGGTGAGAAAATTGCACGTTCCATCGATTACTGTATCGAACATAACATTCCTTTTATGTTGATTTCCAAATCAGGTGGAGCCCGTATGATGGAGGCTGCATTCTCATTGATGCAAATGGCAAAAACAGCGGCAAAATTAGCCCTATTGGCTAAAGCAAAACTGCCTTATGTGTGTTTGCTTACAGATCCGACGACAGGAGGTGTTACCGCTTCTTACGCCATGTTAGGAGATATCAATATTGCTGAACCTGGAGCTTTAATCGGTTTCGCAGGTCCACGTGTTATCAAAGAAACAATCAAAAAAGATCTTCCTAAAGGATTCCAGACTTCAGAATTTATTTTAGAGCACGGCTTCCTGGATTTTATCGTAGACAGAAGACAATTAAAAGAAAAAGTATCAACATACTTGAGATTGATTAAATAA
- a CDS encoding MerR family transcriptional regulator produces the protein MPYKEREINKLYYTMGEVTTMFDVNASQIRFYEREFDIIQPKKNKKGNRLFTQDDIANLKIIFNLVKDKGYTLQGAREYLRTNKSEAKENQRVVDSLEKLKSFLLEVRDSL, from the coding sequence ATGCCTTACAAAGAGCGCGAAATTAATAAATTGTATTACACGATGGGTGAAGTGACAACCATGTTTGATGTCAACGCCTCCCAAATTCGTTTCTACGAGCGTGAATTTGATATTATTCAACCAAAAAAGAATAAAAAAGGAAATCGTCTATTTACCCAAGATGATATTGCTAATTTAAAAATCATCTTCAATCTGGTTAAAGATAAAGGTTATACCCTTCAAGGTGCACGTGAATATCTGCGCACTAATAAATCTGAAGCTAAAGAAAATCAGCGCGTCGTCGATTCTTTAGAAAAATTAAAGAGCTTTTTATTGGAAGTACGCGACAGCTTATAA
- a CDS encoding metallophosphoesterase family protein, with the protein MTRIGLISDTHAYLDESVFKHFENCDEIWHIGDFGNAEVADQLEGFKPLRGVYGNIDDQGLRHRFPEDLRFTCEGVDVWLTHIGGYPGKYVPRIKKEITTHPPQLFITGHSHILKVMYDQKLKCLHLNPGAAGKQGWHKVRTLMRFEINGSKIENLEIIELAGR; encoded by the coding sequence ATGACAAGAATTGGATTGATATCAGATACACATGCTTATCTGGACGAGTCGGTGTTTAAGCACTTTGAAAACTGTGATGAAATCTGGCATATTGGTGACTTTGGGAATGCCGAAGTTGCAGACCAACTGGAAGGTTTTAAACCTTTACGTGGAGTGTATGGCAATATCGATGATCAAGGACTACGTCATCGTTTTCCCGAAGATCTGAGGTTCACCTGTGAAGGCGTAGATGTTTGGTTGACACATATCGGCGGATATCCCGGTAAGTATGTACCACGGATAAAAAAGGAGATAACTACTCATCCTCCCCAGCTTTTTATTACGGGGCACTCGCATATCTTGAAGGTGATGTATGATCAGAAGTTAAAATGCCTGCATCTAAATCCAGGGGCTGCGGGAAAACAGGGCTGGCACAAAGTGAGAACACTTATGCGCTTTGAAATTAATGGCAGTAAAATTGAAAATTTAGAAATTATTGAACTTGCAGGAAGGTAG
- a CDS encoding tRNA1(Val) (adenine(37)-N6)-methyltransferase, giving the protein MASIFQFKEFAVDQSDCAMKINTDAVLLASLVHVESSERILDIGTGTGVIALMLAQRCADSEVIAVEIDPAAAKRAAINFRNSNFGDRMVMHACSFQDFTDTGSFDFIISNPPFYTDSLHNPDARKKLARHTDLQFFNELLTFAADKLQVDGQLALIVPKLLADELKDIAETLDLCLKEEIQIRSFKGDAVIRKIIVFQKAYRGVSTVSDFIIYEAKGVYSEMYKTALRPYFLAF; this is encoded by the coding sequence ATGGCTTCTATATTTCAGTTTAAAGAGTTTGCCGTTGATCAATCTGATTGTGCGATGAAAATTAATACCGATGCTGTGTTATTAGCTTCACTCGTTCATGTTGAATCCTCGGAACGTATATTAGATATTGGTACAGGTACAGGTGTGATTGCGCTTATGTTAGCACAGCGCTGTGCGGATAGCGAGGTGATCGCTGTGGAAATTGACCCTGCAGCCGCGAAGCGTGCAGCAATAAATTTTAGAAACTCCAATTTTGGAGACCGAATGGTGATGCACGCTTGTTCATTTCAAGATTTTACTGATACAGGCTCTTTTGATTTTATTATTTCTAATCCGCCATTTTATACCGATTCGTTGCATAATCCCGATGCGAGGAAGAAGTTGGCCAGACATACCGATCTTCAGTTTTTTAACGAGCTGTTGACCTTCGCAGCAGACAAACTACAGGTAGATGGGCAATTGGCTTTGATCGTTCCAAAACTGTTGGCCGATGAACTGAAGGATATTGCGGAAACTTTGGATTTATGTTTAAAAGAGGAGATTCAGATCCGATCTTTCAAAGGTGATGCCGTAATCCGCAAGATAATTGTTTTTCAGAAAGCTTATCGTGGAGTTTCAACAGTTTCTGATTTTATAATTTATGAAGCGAAAGGTGTTTATTCAGAAATGTATAAGACTGCTTTACGACCTTATTTTTTAGCTTTTTAG